In a single window of the Oscillatoria sp. FACHB-1407 genome:
- a CDS encoding cyclic nucleotide-binding domain-containing protein, giving the protein MAGILLQELSNTDIDWLITAGQQQQILAGTVLLQPQTESDTIHLLLDGILTVSVPQQGAGCAGAAMSDHPIEKEITRFSEGEVVGVTSLFNVQSTGVFVRAVKDSIVLSIPHQRLTSKLQQDSHFSTHFYRAIALILTERLQQMLTMPTQLRAATDQPVKEALFVFGELRDSDVDWLVAAGQLQKLAPNTSLIQAGRPLDALYIILDGLLSVSVYEGDVNPLTLCFECVNKIASSQKVIDRLSRGEMSGTSSFLTMSPSPVSVRAIEESLVLAIPRSQLIMKLQQDMGFASRFYRILALQLLEAVQTAIELLGCPQQPDPKPDQMDQDMEYDDELNLESLHHVSQGAARFSWMLKRLGIT; this is encoded by the coding sequence ATGGCAGGAATTCTGCTGCAAGAACTCAGTAATACAGATATCGATTGGCTCATTACCGCAGGTCAACAGCAACAGATTCTCGCCGGAACTGTGTTGCTCCAACCTCAAACGGAGTCAGACACCATTCATCTTCTGCTCGATGGCATATTGACAGTCAGCGTACCGCAACAGGGCGCAGGTTGCGCTGGTGCAGCGATGTCTGACCATCCTATCGAAAAAGAGATTACCCGCTTCTCGGAAGGGGAAGTGGTGGGAGTGACATCCCTGTTTAATGTGCAATCAACAGGGGTTTTTGTCAGGGCAGTGAAAGATTCGATCGTGCTCTCAATTCCACATCAGCGATTGACCTCAAAGTTGCAACAAGATAGTCACTTCAGCACTCACTTTTATCGGGCGATCGCGCTGATTTTGACAGAACGACTGCAACAAATGTTGACGATGCCCACACAATTGCGAGCCGCGACGGATCAGCCCGTTAAAGAAGCGTTGTTTGTATTTGGCGAACTGCGTGACAGCGATGTGGATTGGTTGGTCGCAGCAGGTCAGTTACAAAAGCTGGCTCCCAATACGTCGCTGATCCAAGCAGGTAGACCGCTTGATGCGCTGTACATCATTCTGGATGGGTTGCTATCCGTATCGGTTTACGAAGGGGATGTGAATCCGCTGACCCTGTGTTTTGAGTGTGTCAACAAAATTGCGAGTTCCCAGAAAGTAATTGATCGCCTCTCAAGAGGGGAGATGAGCGGCACCAGTTCGTTTCTGACGATGAGTCCATCACCCGTTTCGGTGAGAGCCATTGAAGAGTCATTGGTGCTGGCGATTCCGCGATCGCAACTAATAATGAAACTACAACAGGATATGGGGTTTGCGTCCCGGTTTTACCGCATTCTCGCACTTCAGCTTTTAGAGGCGGTGCAAACAGCAATTGAGCTACTGGGATGTCCGCAACAGCCTGATCCAAAGCCCGACCAGATGGATCAGGACATGGAGTATGACGATGAACTCAATTTAGAATCGCTGCACCACGTCTCACAGGGAGCCGCTCGATTTAGTTGGATGTTGAAACGGCTAGGAATCACTTGA
- a CDS encoding NAD(P)/FAD-dependent oxidoreductase translates to MNSSSQPTVIVGGGFVGLFTALHLEQQNYPHPIILIEPRDRFVFKPLLYELLTGEMHTDQICPLYTELLADRSILFVQDTVQTIDLHHSYVQLSSGQSYPYSKLVLALGSRATYFNTPGASDYAFPLTSDQEAIALRDHLKTCLRQARQTPDPEERLRLLTVAIAGAGPAGVELACALADILPVWYDDMGGNYEELRIVLVNRSGEILKGDINSQLRTTAQRALNQRTIPVELLLDTAVTEIHPNGMNYQQHGKLNFLPAATIAWTAGTEPHPLLKELPVAPEHRNRRGQLQVSPTLQLPGFPEVFVGGDNAYVKDAPQPATAQVAYQQGKAIAHNLQALVQGRMLHPAHVTLRGTLMKLGIGEGVANVFDRFEVKGELGHLIRQGTYLELLPTPAHNAKATAEWFADHLLQRHQPRSLNPNHQHHTPLIAGISAIAASMLLTLPFAWRAAQPQQFQTTLSWTGLPTLLDNLTPSD, encoded by the coding sequence ATGAATTCATCCTCTCAACCAACAGTCATTGTGGGAGGTGGTTTTGTTGGATTATTCACTGCTTTACATCTAGAGCAGCAAAACTATCCCCATCCGATTATTTTGATTGAACCGCGCGATCGCTTTGTGTTCAAGCCCCTGTTATATGAATTGCTGACAGGCGAAATGCACACAGACCAAATTTGCCCACTGTATACTGAGTTACTTGCAGATCGGTCAATATTGTTCGTTCAAGATACGGTTCAGACGATTGATCTACATCACAGCTATGTGCAGTTGTCATCGGGGCAATCCTACCCCTACAGCAAGCTGGTGTTGGCATTGGGGAGCCGAGCCACCTATTTTAATACGCCTGGAGCATCCGACTATGCTTTCCCACTGACGTCAGATCAGGAAGCGATCGCCCTACGAGATCACTTGAAGACTTGCTTGAGACAGGCGAGGCAGACGCCCGATCCTGAGGAACGCCTGCGTCTATTGACCGTCGCGATCGCAGGAGCCGGACCTGCTGGAGTAGAACTTGCCTGCGCGTTGGCTGACATCTTGCCTGTTTGGTATGACGACATGGGTGGCAATTATGAGGAGTTGCGGATTGTGCTGGTCAATCGCAGTGGTGAGATTCTCAAAGGCGACATCAACAGCCAGTTGCGGACGACGGCTCAACGTGCTCTCAACCAACGCACGATTCCGGTTGAACTGTTGCTGGATACAGCCGTGACAGAGATTCATCCGAATGGGATGAATTATCAACAACATGGAAAGCTTAATTTTCTGCCTGCGGCAACGATCGCCTGGACTGCCGGAACCGAACCGCATCCCCTGCTCAAAGAATTGCCCGTTGCGCCTGAGCACCGCAATCGTCGGGGGCAACTTCAGGTATCGCCGACGCTGCAATTACCAGGATTCCCAGAGGTATTTGTAGGAGGTGACAATGCCTATGTGAAGGATGCACCACAACCCGCTACGGCTCAGGTGGCGTATCAGCAAGGCAAGGCGATCGCCCACAATTTACAGGCTCTGGTGCAGGGACGAATGCTCCATCCGGCTCATGTCACCTTACGGGGCACGTTGATGAAATTGGGCATTGGGGAAGGTGTTGCGAATGTGTTCGATCGCTTTGAAGTCAAAGGAGAATTGGGTCACTTAATCCGCCAGGGAACGTATCTGGAATTGTTGCCGACCCCTGCCCACAACGCTAAAGCCACAGCTGAATGGTTTGCCGATCATCTCCTTCAGCGTCATCAACCCCGCTCTCTCAACCCCAACCATCAACATCACACTCCTTTGATTGCAGGGATCAGTGCGATCGCTGCCAGTATGCTCTTGACCTTGCCGTTTGCGTGGCGTGCTGCCCAACCCCAACAGTTTCAAACAACGCTGTCGTGGACAGGGCTACCAACGTTGCTCGACAACTTAACCCCATCTGATTAG
- a CDS encoding DoxX family protein: MNALNNLLNFRISLKKAMLINRMTMGIFFLVSGIANYLNFNVENGFYQTVLTLKLQLWGPFPAGWEGIGPLPALIAIPYAWLLPLAEIVLGTLFALGLWIRWTGLLLILMTFSIILAFGIIPAGSLFPNAAESFNKNIMFMTLIWMCIAYEVDTKRARMRRTEERLYLSSIGDSGNAQ, translated from the coding sequence ATGAACGCTTTGAACAATCTACTCAACTTCAGAATCTCCCTTAAAAAAGCGATGTTGATTAATCGTATGACAATGGGGATCTTCTTCCTGGTGTCGGGCATTGCCAACTATCTCAACTTCAATGTCGAGAATGGGTTTTATCAAACCGTTCTGACTCTCAAACTCCAACTTTGGGGACCGTTTCCTGCCGGGTGGGAAGGCATTGGACCCTTACCCGCGTTGATTGCCATTCCCTATGCCTGGTTGCTACCGCTCGCAGAAATTGTGTTAGGCACCTTATTTGCCCTCGGCTTATGGATTCGCTGGACAGGCTTACTCCTGATCCTGATGACATTTAGTATCATTCTCGCCTTTGGCATCATTCCTGCCGGAAGTTTATTTCCCAATGCAGCGGAAAGCTTCAACAAAAACATCATGTTTATGACGCTGATTTGGATGTGTATTGCCTACGAAGTCGATACAAAACGAGCACGTATGCGCCGCACTGAAGAACGGCTTTATCTCAGTTCGATTGGTGATTCTGGTAATGCCCAATAG
- a CDS encoding GMC oxidoreductase: MSTPHYDVIIIGTGAGGGTLAHRLAPSGKKILVLERGTFLPREKENWDTVQVFQKDRYHTSDVWYDRDGEPIHPGTGYWVGGNTKVYGGALFRWRERDFEQVIHTGGISPEWPLKYRDFEPYYTEAEKLYDVHGKSGQDPTEPYRSEEYPHPAIAHEPRIAEIHDALQAKGYHPFHLPLAIKLNEANRRLGACIRCNTCDGFPCLVNGKADSDINCIRPTVDTSTNVTLFTEAEVLRLHTSVSGREVTHVEARVAGHRTLFSADIVVVSCGAINSAVLLLKSANDQHPYGLANSSDQVGRNFMKHQNGAIVGVARKLNPTLFQKTMGFNDFYWGEPGFDYPMGHVQLLGKVNKDLVALDAPKFAPGMALDEVAKRSVDWWLTAEDLPDPKNRVTVQNSTITLDYTDNNIAAFDRLLYRWTEVLQSIDCGDHILPCSLYFRKRVPLQGVAHQCGTCRFGEDPTTSVLDLNCRTHDVDNLYVVDGSFFRSSAAVNPTLTIIANALRVGDHLLDRLK, encoded by the coding sequence ATGTCTACACCACACTACGACGTCATCATCATTGGAACTGGGGCAGGTGGCGGCACCCTGGCTCATCGTCTCGCACCCAGTGGCAAAAAAATCCTGGTTCTGGAACGGGGAACGTTTCTCCCCCGTGAAAAGGAGAACTGGGACACGGTGCAAGTATTTCAAAAAGACCGCTATCACACTTCGGATGTCTGGTATGACCGGGATGGTGAACCCATTCATCCGGGGACAGGATATTGGGTGGGCGGCAATACCAAAGTTTATGGGGGTGCTTTATTTCGTTGGCGCGAGAGGGACTTTGAACAGGTCATTCACACAGGCGGAATTTCACCAGAGTGGCCTCTCAAATACCGCGATTTTGAACCTTATTACACTGAAGCCGAAAAGCTATACGACGTGCATGGCAAATCTGGACAAGACCCAACAGAACCCTATCGTAGTGAAGAATATCCCCATCCAGCGATCGCCCATGAGCCTCGTATTGCTGAGATTCATGATGCACTGCAAGCGAAAGGCTATCATCCCTTTCATCTGCCATTGGCGATTAAATTGAATGAGGCGAATCGCCGCTTAGGAGCCTGTATTCGCTGCAATACCTGTGATGGGTTTCCCTGTCTGGTTAACGGCAAGGCGGACTCCGACATTAACTGCATTCGTCCCACGGTAGATACCTCGACCAACGTCACTTTGTTTACAGAGGCAGAAGTGTTGCGCCTGCACACCAGTGTCTCTGGGCGAGAAGTGACCCATGTAGAGGCACGGGTTGCCGGACATCGCACGCTCTTCTCGGCAGATATTGTGGTGGTGTCGTGTGGTGCAATTAATTCTGCGGTGTTGCTGTTAAAGTCAGCAAATGATCAGCATCCCTATGGGCTGGCAAACAGTTCTGATCAGGTGGGACGCAACTTCATGAAACACCAAAATGGGGCGATCGTGGGTGTTGCTCGTAAACTGAATCCTACGTTGTTTCAGAAGACGATGGGCTTCAATGATTTCTATTGGGGTGAACCTGGATTTGACTATCCGATGGGGCATGTCCAACTCCTCGGCAAGGTTAATAAAGATCTGGTTGCTCTGGATGCGCCTAAATTTGCTCCGGGAATGGCGTTGGACGAAGTGGCAAAACGTTCCGTGGATTGGTGGCTCACGGCTGAAGATCTACCCGATCCCAAGAACCGCGTCACGGTGCAAAACAGCACCATTACTCTCGACTACACCGATAACAACATCGCTGCCTTCGATCGCCTCTTATACCGATGGACAGAGGTGTTGCAATCCATCGACTGCGGCGACCATATCCTGCCCTGTTCCCTCTACTTCCGCAAACGAGTGCCGTTGCAGGGTGTGGCGCACCAGTGTGGCACCTGTCGGTTTGGTGAAGACCCAACAACCTCGGTGTTGGATCTCAACTGTCGTACCCATGACGTTGATAACTTGTACGTTGTGGATGGTAGTTTCTTCCGCTCTAGCGCAGCGGTGAACCCAACGTTGACGATTATTGCCAATGCTCTGCGGGTGGGAGATCACCTGCTCGATCGCCTGAAGTAG
- a CDS encoding DMT family transporter, which produces MTKHSVIFDRIPSVVYLWTAILIFAASNAVTRKVTEIGAQHLIDGRNPISLCNVLFVGNLCALVVMISVFGRQWNKRTLRQLSYQDWLSLVAIAMLSGALAPALIFAALDTTNVTNVVLIGRLEPPLTLIFSVLLLKARVNVWTALGSLVSLVGVTVTAVIASSEHVMMPLMGGLFHVGRGELMTAIAACVLAIATVISKSRLKHIPLGIFNIVRVGLGTVVFFVLANVLYGAQHFVDVFSPFLWKWMLLYGSVIVVAGQLCWFAGLRHSTPAMTTLASSFNPIAAIAMAYLILGEIPTAAQYTGATIILAGVVLSLIGSLQEIKSRKHADPTPYGQQMGMITGFRGV; this is translated from the coding sequence ATGACGAAACATTCTGTGATCTTCGATCGCATTCCCAGTGTTGTTTATCTCTGGACAGCCATTCTGATTTTTGCGGCATCTAACGCAGTAACCCGCAAAGTGACCGAGATTGGAGCACAGCATTTGATTGATGGGCGTAATCCCATTTCACTATGTAATGTTCTTTTTGTGGGCAATCTTTGTGCATTAGTTGTAATGATTAGTGTGTTTGGTAGGCAGTGGAATAAACGCACACTGCGGCAATTGTCATACCAGGATTGGCTCAGTTTAGTTGCGATCGCCATGCTTTCTGGGGCACTGGCTCCAGCTTTGATTTTCGCGGCACTCGACACAACAAATGTTACGAATGTAGTGCTGATCGGTCGCCTGGAACCTCCCCTCACGCTGATTTTTAGCGTTCTTCTGCTAAAGGCACGGGTGAATGTCTGGACTGCGTTAGGGTCGCTCGTGTCGCTGGTCGGGGTCACTGTGACTGCTGTAATTGCCAGTAGCGAACACGTCATGATGCCTCTGATGGGAGGGCTATTTCACGTTGGTCGAGGAGAGTTGATGACCGCGATCGCCGCCTGTGTGTTAGCGATCGCTACGGTGATTAGCAAATCTCGCCTGAAGCACATTCCTCTGGGCATTTTCAACATCGTGCGGGTGGGTTTGGGAACAGTGGTTTTTTTCGTGTTGGCGAATGTGTTGTACGGGGCACAGCATTTTGTCGATGTATTCTCGCCTTTTCTTTGGAAGTGGATGCTGTTGTATGGGTCGGTGATTGTTGTCGCAGGACAGCTTTGCTGGTTTGCCGGATTGCGTCACTCTACACCTGCCATGACGACGTTAGCGAGTTCGTTTAACCCAATAGCGGCGATCGCAATGGCGTATCTGATTTTGGGAGAAATCCCCACAGCAGCCCAATACACGGGAGCCACGATTATCCTGGCAGGAGTTGTGTTGAGCTTGATTGGCAGCTTACAGGAGATAAAATCCAGGAAGCACGCCGATCCTACGCCCTATGGTCAACAAATGGGAATGATTACGGGGTTTAGAGGAGTGTGA
- a CDS encoding GAF domain-containing sensor histidine kinase, producing MTSSALNLTTAMKAAQALSREIVLDQLLVTLMNILIENTGAERGYLILEKDEQFFIEAEGTANSPHIEVLHSIPLTPKDTIDHASVDIIHFVAQTHENIILGDISKAQRLFRQPIVVRPRSVLCVPLINQNKLTGIIYLENTFVTDAFTDSHLEIVQLLSAQAAIAIDNARLYNELEARVQQRTADLVRTNQILEREVLERQRSEQTLRLIVEATAGVTRKDFFHSLVRSLAQALDVYYAFITECDSNAPTRLRTIACWYQNEFIENFEYDVYGTACEQVINSQTCQCYPDQLQLLFPEDDSLPEMKAQSYAGVALRDSSGKLLGHLAVLDDQPLADIPRSTAILEIFAARAAAEMERQQAEAVIRASQEKFSKAFRSSPSGITITTIKEGRFLEVNDSFLRMLGYEHEEVIGQSAFDLNIWVKTDDRATITRLLQEQGTVSNVEVELRRKSGDTFLALVSADIIDLDGEPCLLGVTTDITVLKQAAKALERLAEIGELASMIVHEVRNPLTTMVMGLGAFKRLELSGRFQEYLALALDEGDRLQRLLNQILLYAKPQTLNQIELDLTSLITETLHTLRDLPVASTKPLRFNSAATAAPVLGDRDKLKQVLINLVTNACEAVDDGAVITVSLQRDQSNQIVVQVHNTGDPIPPDILVKLTKPFFTTKTNGNGLGLAIVKRIVEAHHGELCIESSAEVGTTVTVRLPGRR from the coding sequence ATGACATCCAGTGCGCTCAACCTGACAACCGCCATGAAAGCGGCACAGGCATTGTCCCGTGAAATTGTGCTGGATCAACTATTGGTTACGTTGATGAATATCCTGATTGAAAATACAGGTGCAGAACGTGGCTATTTAATTTTAGAGAAAGACGAACAGTTCTTTATTGAAGCCGAGGGAACTGCAAATTCTCCCCACATTGAAGTCTTGCATTCGATTCCACTAACACCCAAAGATACGATTGATCACGCTTCTGTAGATATCATCCACTTCGTTGCTCAAACCCACGAGAATATCATTCTCGGAGATATATCGAAAGCTCAACGATTGTTTCGTCAGCCAATTGTTGTAAGACCCAGGTCAGTGTTGTGTGTTCCTTTAATCAATCAAAACAAACTTACTGGAATTATTTATCTCGAAAATACATTTGTCACCGACGCTTTTACAGATAGCCATTTGGAAATTGTTCAACTCCTCTCTGCTCAAGCGGCGATCGCCATCGACAATGCCCGGTTGTACAACGAATTAGAGGCGCGAGTCCAACAACGAACGGCTGACCTGGTACGAACCAATCAAATACTGGAACGCGAAGTTTTAGAACGACAACGTTCAGAACAAACACTCCGGTTAATCGTTGAAGCAACGGCAGGCGTTACTCGCAAAGACTTTTTTCATTCTCTCGTGCGTTCTCTCGCGCAAGCTCTCGATGTCTATTATGCTTTCATTACTGAATGTGACAGCAATGCACCCACTCGTCTCCGCACGATCGCCTGTTGGTATCAAAACGAGTTCATCGAGAACTTTGAATACGATGTCTACGGTACTGCCTGCGAACAGGTAATTAACAGCCAAACCTGTCAATGTTATCCGGATCAACTGCAACTTCTGTTTCCTGAAGATGACTCGCTACCTGAGATGAAAGCTCAGAGTTATGCAGGCGTTGCACTGCGGGACTCTTCCGGTAAACTGTTGGGACACTTAGCCGTCTTGGACGATCAACCCCTTGCAGACATTCCTCGCAGTACCGCCATCCTGGAAATTTTTGCGGCACGGGCAGCGGCTGAGATGGAGCGTCAACAAGCCGAAGCTGTGATTCGAGCATCTCAAGAAAAGTTTTCTAAAGCGTTTCGGTCGTCTCCCAGCGGCATCACGATTACCACAATTAAGGAAGGACGATTTCTAGAGGTAAATGACAGCTTCCTGCGGATGTTAGGCTACGAGCACGAGGAAGTGATTGGTCAGAGTGCATTCGATCTCAACATCTGGGTTAAAACAGACGATCGCGCAACCATTACTCGGTTACTCCAGGAACAGGGGACTGTCTCCAACGTTGAAGTAGAACTGCGACGTAAATCCGGGGACACCTTTTTAGCCCTGGTTTCTGCTGACATTATCGACTTAGACGGAGAACCCTGCTTACTGGGCGTAACTACAGATATCACTGTTCTCAAGCAAGCCGCCAAAGCCTTGGAACGTCTCGCAGAAATTGGGGAACTCGCCTCGATGATCGTCCACGAAGTCCGCAATCCCCTGACGACAATGGTCATGGGGCTTGGGGCCTTCAAACGATTGGAACTGTCAGGACGCTTTCAGGAATACCTGGCACTTGCACTGGATGAGGGCGATCGCCTCCAACGATTACTCAATCAGATTTTGCTATACGCCAAACCGCAAACGCTGAATCAAATCGAACTAGACTTAACCAGTTTGATTACAGAAACTCTGCACACCTTGCGCGATTTGCCTGTTGCCTCAACTAAACCCCTGCGGTTTAACTCTGCCGCTACTGCTGCCCCTGTTTTGGGCGATCGCGACAAACTCAAACAGGTGTTGATTAACCTGGTGACCAACGCTTGCGAGGCTGTAGACGACGGAGCCGTTATTACGGTGTCCTTGCAGAGGGATCAATCGAACCAAATCGTCGTTCAAGTTCATAACACTGGTGATCCCATTCCGCCCGATATTCTGGTAAAACTGACCAAACCCTTTTTTACCACCAAGACCAACGGTAACGGATTAGGACTGGCGATCGTCAAGCGTATTGTTGAGGCACATCATGGAGAGTTGTGCATTGAGTCATCAGCCGAGGTGGGTACAACCGTGACGGTAAGGTTGCCAGGTCGGAGGTAG